Proteins encoded in a region of the Zea mays cultivar B73 chromosome 4, Zm-B73-REFERENCE-NAM-5.0, whole genome shotgun sequence genome:
- the LOC103654792 gene encoding protein ALP1-like, with amino-acid sequence MSPSRRHHDSDSSDSDDETLILVNLLTLNIEARRQHRRRSGLPRRVIRRDHFAGENLIQHHYFGPNPVYPSHVFRRRFRMSRPLFLRILQGLQQQDTYFTQRVDATGMLGLGPLQKVCAALRILAYGLPSDAVDEYIQIGESTARECLHHFCRAIIQYFSAWYLRTPNEADIARIMHSSESRGFPGMLGSIDCMHWEWRNCPTAWRGQFCGRNGRASMILEAVATYDLWIWHAFFGMPGTNNDVNVLHRSRVFDPLTTGRMPPVNYTVNGHAYNFGYYLADGIYPNWPTFVKAIRHPYEEKKVYFTQMQESCRKDIERAFGVLQARWAVLRGPAYGWDRNRLTEIITACIIMHNMIVEDEGPLAANTDFGDNTSGIDASQIIGEGRAEWVINHFDIRRQDRSCSLQNDLVEHLWARRGTM; translated from the exons atgtctCCAAGTCGTAGGCATCATGATTCGGATTCAAGTGACAGTGACGACGAAACACTGATACTTGTTAATCTGCTCACCCTCAACATTGAGGCTAGACGCCAACACCGACGACGGTCCGGGTTACCTCGCCGCGTTATTCGCAGGGATCATTTTGCTGGAGAAAACCTTATCCAGCATCACTACTTCGGGCCGAACCCGGTGTATCCATCGCACGTGTTTCGTAGAAG GTTTCGCATGAGTAGGCCTCTGTTTCTCCGTATTTTGCAAGGACTTCAACAGCAGGATACATACTTTACACAAAGGGTTGACGCAACAGGCATGCTAGGACTCGGTCCCCTACAAAAAGTATGTGCGGCACTTCGCATACTTGCATATGGTTTACCTTCTGATGCGGTAGACGAGTACATTCAAATCGGGGAGTCTACAGCTAGAGAATGTCTTCATCATTTTTGTCGCGCAATCATACAATATTTTAGTGCCTGGTATCTACGGACTCCTAATGAAGCAGACATAGCACGTATCATGCACAGTAGCGAGTCAAGGGGTTTTCCTGGAATGTTGGGTTCCatagattgcatgcattgggagtggcggAACTGTCCTACAGCCTGGCGTGGTCAGTTTTGTGGTCGAAATGGTAGAGCGTCCATGATACTTGAGGCGGTAGCAACTTATGATCTATGGATTTGGCATGCTTTTTTTGGCATGCCAGGTACAAACAATGACGTTAACGTGCTGCACCGATCACGAGTCTTTGACCCTTTGACAACTGGTCGAATGCCACCTGTGAATTACACAGTAAATGGGCATGCTTACAACTTCGGATATTACTTAGCTGATGGTATTTACCCGAACTGGCCTACTTTTGTGAAAGCTATCAGACACCCGTATGAGGAAAAGAAAGTTTATTTCACACAAATGCAAGAGAGTTGCCGAAAAGATATTGAGCGTGCTTTCGGAGTTCTTCAAGCACGGTGGGCGGTGCTCCGTGGTCCAGCATATGGGTGGGATCGCAACCGTTTAACAGAGATAATCACAGCTTGCATCATCATGCACAATATGATTGTGGAAGACGAAGGCCCTTTGGCTGCTAATACTGATTTCGGAGATAACACTTCCGGCATAGACGCATCTCAAATAATTGGAGAAGGAAGGGCAGAATGGGTCATTAACCACTTTGATATTCGTCGTCAAGATAGGTCTTGCTCCCTCCAAAATGATCTTGTCGAGCATTTGTGGGCTCGACGTGGCACCATGTAA